From Candidatus Neomarinimicrobiota bacterium, the proteins below share one genomic window:
- a CDS encoding ABC transporter ATP-binding protein, with protein MSNLLVQDLVKQYSLEGKSFTVLDKLSFSVDSGDFLTILGPSGCGKTTLIRCICSIEEPTSGKILLDGEPISGIGPDRLMVFQDFNQLFPWKTVIENVIYPLKLNKVSGDIKTLTQRAEEFLDLVHLSAFKHAYPNQLSGGMRQRVAIARSLALNPKVLVMDEPFGALDAQTRSILQKELKSLWRKFQTTIIFITHNVQEAILLGSKVMVLSLSPAKIKYYEKNPLPEPRMPETPEFMAQWHTLYDQLDTRRY; from the coding sequence GCTTGTACAGGATCTTGTAAAACAATACTCCCTTGAAGGAAAATCTTTTACGGTGCTGGATAAACTCTCCTTTTCCGTGGATTCCGGTGATTTTCTCACCATTCTGGGTCCCTCGGGATGCGGTAAAACAACCCTCATCCGCTGTATCTGCAGTATTGAAGAACCCACTTCGGGAAAAATCCTCCTGGATGGAGAACCTATCAGCGGTATCGGTCCGGACCGCCTTATGGTGTTTCAGGATTTCAACCAGCTGTTCCCCTGGAAAACCGTTATTGAAAATGTCATCTATCCCTTGAAATTAAATAAAGTATCGGGGGACATCAAAACGCTGACACAGCGGGCTGAAGAGTTTCTGGACCTGGTTCACCTTTCGGCTTTCAAACATGCCTATCCCAATCAGCTCTCCGGCGGCATGAGGCAACGGGTGGCGATTGCCCGCTCTTTGGCACTGAATCCTAAGGTCCTGGTGATGGATGAACCCTTTGGCGCACTGGATGCCCAGACCCGCTCCATCCTCCAAAAAGAATTGAAAAGCCTGTGGCGGAAATTTCAAACAACCATCATTTTTATTACCCATAATGTTCAGGAAGCGATTCTTTTGGGCTCAAAAGTGATGGTTCTCTCCTTAAGCCCGGCAAAAATCAAATATTACGAGAAAAATCCCCTCCCTGAACCCCGTATGCCCGAAACACCGGAATTTATGGCGCAGTGGCATACCCTCTATGATCAACTGGATACCCGGCGTTACTAA